The Streptococcaceae bacterium ESL0687 genome has a segment encoding these proteins:
- the recN gene encoding DNA repair protein RecN: MLQDISIKNFAIIEDIHLQFDNGMTILTGETGAGKSIIIDAMNLLLGSRASAAFVRKGADKSQIEGLFFYESTPFLKEKLSSLGIEDDGELILRREVFSTGRSVCRINGHMVNLSTLKEIGEQLVDIHGQHDHQELMDVKMHQVMLDEFGDQDFLNLKASYQENFEKYKQLRKKLIDRKRNEQEFAQRIDILQFQVDEIEGAQIDLETDGLLEGKRELLANSKNIIDSLSSAYNSLDDEDYSSLSNIRQAMNEMESIEDFSPQYKEISAKLTENYYILEDLTVSIAKALDDLDFNPNELIFLEDRISHLATLKKKYGPELYDILAYLENIKQELVDLTGDDSADESLESLVKEAERELVLTSDKLNQARRKLAESLQADIKRELQDLYMEKADFKVDFKKSKFSRQGNEHVEFFIQTNPGEGFKPLAKTASGGELSRLMLAIKSSFSRKENKTSIVFDEVDTGVSGRVAQAIASKIYKISQAGQVLCISHLPQVVAIADTQFYIEKESDDHVTKSTVRRLSKDERIQEVAKMLAGDDITKEALAQAERLLNIN; this comes from the coding sequence ATTTTACAAGATATTTCCATTAAAAATTTTGCCATTATTGAAGATATTCACTTGCAGTTTGATAATGGGATGACGATTTTGACAGGGGAAACTGGGGCAGGTAAATCAATAATTATTGATGCCATGAATCTTCTGCTTGGAAGTCGTGCTAGTGCAGCCTTTGTTCGTAAGGGGGCTGACAAGTCACAAATCGAAGGTCTCTTTTTCTATGAATCAACTCCCTTTTTAAAAGAAAAGTTGTCCTCTCTTGGAATAGAAGATGATGGGGAATTGATTTTAAGGCGGGAAGTTTTTTCAACAGGTCGCAGTGTCTGCCGAATAAATGGCCACATGGTCAATTTAAGCACCCTAAAAGAGATTGGTGAACAGCTGGTAGATATTCATGGTCAACATGACCACCAGGAGCTGATGGATGTCAAGATGCATCAGGTTATGCTTGATGAATTTGGTGATCAGGACTTTTTAAATCTTAAGGCATCCTACCAGGAAAATTTTGAAAAATATAAGCAGCTTAGAAAAAAACTTATTGATCGTAAGCGAAATGAGCAGGAGTTTGCCCAAAGGATTGATATCCTTCAGTTTCAAGTTGATGAAATTGAAGGAGCGCAGATTGATTTGGAAACAGATGGTCTTCTTGAGGGGAAAAGGGAACTTTTAGCAAACAGTAAAAATATTATTGATTCTTTAAGTTCAGCCTATAATTCCTTAGATGATGAGGATTATTCAAGTCTATCAAATATTCGCCAGGCCATGAATGAGATGGAATCCATTGAAGATTTTTCACCCCAATATAAGGAAATATCGGCCAAATTGACTGAAAACTATTATATTTTGGAAGATTTGACAGTAAGTATTGCCAAGGCCTTGGATGATCTTGATTTTAATCCCAATGAATTAATTTTTCTAGAGGACCGAATCTCTCATTTGGCAACCTTGAAGAAAAAATATGGTCCTGAGCTTTATGATATTTTAGCTTATCTTGAAAATATCAAACAAGAATTAGTTGATCTTACTGGAGATGATAGTGCTGATGAAAGTTTAGAATCTCTTGTTAAAGAAGCTGAACGAGAGTTAGTCCTTACTAGTGACAAACTAAATCAGGCTAGAAGGAAGTTGGCAGAGAGCTTGCAAGCAGATATTAAACGGGAACTGCAAGATCTGTATATGGAAAAGGCTGACTTCAAGGTTGATTTTAAGAAATCAAAATTCAGTAGGCAGGGAAATGAGCATGTTGAATTTTTCATTCAAACCAATCCCGGAGAAGGTTTTAAACCTCTTGCTAAGACAGCATCGGGTGGGGAGTTAAGTAGGCTTATGCTTGCTATAAAATCTTCTTTTTCAAGGAAGGAAAATAAGACAAGTATTGTCTTTGATGAGGTTGATACAGGAGTTTCTGGAAGAGTAGCCCAGGCCATAGCCAGTAAAATTTATAAAATATCTCAAGCAGGTCAGGTCCTATGCATCTCCCATTTACCCCAAGTGGTTGCCATAGCTGATACTCAATTTTATATTGAAAAAGAAAGTGATGACCATGTAACAAAATCAACTGTCAGAAGACTTTCTAAGGATGAAAGAATCCAAGAGGTTGCTAAGATGCTTGCAGGTGATGACATTACCAAGGAAGCCCTCGCCCAGGCTGAGAGACTTTTAAATATTAACTAA
- a CDS encoding TlyA family RNA methyltransferase produces the protein MVKERVDVLAYEQGLFDTREKAKRGIMAGLVYNQDNLRYDKPGEKIDAATELHIKGEKLKYVSRGGLKLERALAYFDISIEGRKVLDIGASTGGFTDVMLQSGAELSYALDVGTNQLAWKIRSDERVVVMEQFNFRYAKPEDFTSGLPSFSSIDVSFISLDLILPPLFEILEDQGEVVALIKPQFEAGREQVGKNGIIKDAKVHKETINRVINTAQNVGFSSLNLTYSPIKGGHGNVEFLVHLKKDGNNQSVSQEDIDQVVASAHEELKG, from the coding sequence ATGGTAAAGGAACGTGTTGATGTTCTAGCCTATGAACAGGGACTTTTTGATACAAGAGAAAAGGCCAAAAGAGGAATTATGGCAGGTCTTGTCTATAATCAAGATAACTTGCGTTATGACAAACCAGGAGAAAAGATTGATGCAGCAACTGAACTTCATATTAAGGGAGAAAAATTAAAGTATGTGTCACGCGGGGGATTAAAACTTGAACGAGCCCTTGCTTACTTTGATATTTCAATTGAGGGACGAAAAGTACTTGATATTGGTGCTTCAACCGGAGGATTTACTGATGTCATGCTTCAATCTGGTGCTGAGCTTAGCTATGCCTTAGACGTTGGGACCAACCAGTTGGCCTGGAAGATAAGAAGTGATGAGCGCGTGGTAGTTATGGAGCAGTTTAACTTCCGCTATGCAAAACCTGAAGATTTTACCAGTGGTCTTCCAAGCTTTTCAAGTATTGATGTAAGTTTCATCTCCCTTGATTTGATTTTACCTCCTCTTTTTGAAATTTTAGAAGACCAAGGAGAGGTTGTGGCCCTGATTAAACCTCAGTTTGAAGCTGGTCGGGAGCAGGTTGGGAAAAATGGAATTATAAAGGATGCCAAGGTTCATAAGGAGACAATTAACCGGGTCATAAATACAGCCCAAAATGTTGGTTTTTCAAGTCTCAACCTAACTTATTCTCCAATTAAGGGTGGCCATGGTAATGTAGAATTCCTTGTTCATCTTAAAAAGGACGGGAATAATCAATCTGTTAGCCAGGAAGATATCGATCAGGTGGTAGCCTCAGCTCACGAGGAGTTAAAGGGATAA
- a CDS encoding polyprenyl synthetase family protein: protein MNNKDLLAGIDKAIKDFYSSSNPVEHLRESILYSVDAGGKRIRPLFFLRTLEAFGLNLTEEHFKVASTVELIHTSSLIHDDLPAMDNDDYRRGRLTNHKVFGDAQAILAGDALLLDPYNILARVKLPSQQIVNLVLELSLASGSFGMVAGQVLDMDGEKRELNLEDLKEIHALKTGKMLTFPFVAAGIVAGVSKEILEQLRSLGEHVGLAFQIRDDIKDVTADFSEIGKTPGKDIIHDKATYIKFYGLNGSREALAEELGQARKIIANLAKDIDLNPVNLLELIDLLEVKEEI, encoded by the coding sequence ATGAACAATAAGGATTTACTGGCTGGAATTGATAAGGCCATTAAAGATTTTTATTCTAGCAGCAATCCAGTTGAGCACTTGAGGGAATCTATCTTATATTCTGTTGATGCTGGTGGAAAAAGAATTAGACCTCTCTTTTTCCTAAGAACCTTAGAAGCCTTTGGTTTAAACTTGACTGAAGAACACTTTAAGGTCGCTTCAACGGTTGAACTTATCCATACATCAAGCCTGATTCATGATGATCTTCCAGCCATGGATAATGATGATTACAGGAGGGGTAGGCTAACCAATCATAAGGTTTTTGGTGATGCCCAGGCAATTTTAGCAGGGGACGCTTTGCTCCTTGATCCCTATAATATTTTAGCTAGGGTCAAGCTTCCGAGCCAGCAAATTGTTAATCTGGTACTTGAACTTTCCCTAGCCAGTGGATCCTTTGGTATGGTTGCAGGACAGGTTCTTGATATGGACGGAGAAAAAAGGGAATTAAATCTTGAGGATTTAAAGGAAATTCACGCCTTAAAAACTGGAAAGATGTTAACCTTCCCCTTTGTAGCAGCTGGGATTGTAGCTGGTGTTTCAAAGGAGATCTTAGAACAGTTAAGAAGCCTTGGTGAACATGTTGGTTTGGCCTTTCAGATTCGAGATGATATAAAGGACGTTACAGCAGATTTTTCAGAAATCGGTAAAACTCCAGGGAAAGATATCATTCATGATAAGGCTACCTATATAAAATTTTACGGCTTAAATGGATCCCGTGAAGCCTTGGCTGAGGAACTCGGTCAAGCAAGGAAGATTATAGCTAATTTGGCTAAAGATATTGATTTAAACCCAGTGAATTTATTAGAATTGATAGATTTACTTGAGGTTAAGGAAGAAATTTAA
- a CDS encoding exodeoxyribonuclease VII small subunit: MVDKERKFEENLLELEGIVRRLEGGDVALEDAISEFQRGMILSEKLKKTLADAENTLVKIVQKDGSLGDFDEQ, encoded by the coding sequence ATGGTAGATAAAGAAAGAAAATTTGAAGAAAATTTATTAGAACTTGAAGGTATTGTTAGAAGGCTTGAAGGAGGAGATGTGGCTTTAGAAGACGCTATCTCTGAATTCCAAAGGGGAATGATCTTAAGTGAAAAATTAAAGAAAACCTTAGCTGATGCTGAAAATACCTTGGTTAAGATAGTTCAAAAGGATGGTTCCCTAGGAGATTTTGATGAACAATAA
- the xseA gene encoding exodeoxyribonuclease VII large subunit has product MTEYLTVSTLTKYLKAKFDKDPYLERVYLTGEISNFRKRPTHQYFSLKDDQAVINVTMFAGAFNKLDFLPENGMKVMLVGRISLYEKSGQYQINVSQMIPDGIGALTVKFEQLKKALTSEGIFNPEWKQSIPRFSRKIGVVTSPSGAVIRDIITTVQRRFPMSEIVLFPSKVQGEGAASEIAQNIRRAQEMEGIDLLIVGRGGGSIEDLWAFNEEEVVRAIFESRIPVISSVGHETDTTLADYVADRRAATPTAAAEFATPVSQMDLLATFSDWEKRMAGVLSKNISYSQERINHLTNSVVFRQPERLYDAYLQKLDHLTVNLEEVLVRKIREEGHAYNLLDQRLKSINLEAKIKIHDENLVTSSERLKIAVQRIFDSKKNQAEKLWEALTLISPERILSRGYALVKDEDGKLVKSVHDLKENERLEIELADGKIDVEVRK; this is encoded by the coding sequence ATGACTGAGTATTTAACAGTCTCAACCCTGACCAAGTACTTAAAGGCTAAGTTTGACAAGGATCCTTATCTGGAGCGTGTCTACCTAACAGGTGAAATATCAAATTTTAGGAAAAGACCAACCCATCAATATTTTTCCCTTAAAGATGATCAGGCAGTAATTAACGTTACCATGTTTGCTGGAGCCTTCAATAAGCTTGATTTTCTACCGGAAAACGGCATGAAGGTAATGCTTGTTGGGCGAATTAGCTTATATGAAAAAAGTGGTCAATATCAAATAAATGTCAGCCAAATGATTCCAGACGGGATTGGTGCACTTACAGTAAAGTTTGAACAGTTAAAAAAAGCTTTGACCAGTGAGGGGATTTTTAATCCGGAATGGAAGCAGTCCATACCTCGATTTTCACGTAAGATTGGGGTGGTTACCAGTCCTTCAGGGGCTGTGATTAGAGATATCATAACCACTGTTCAAAGAAGATTTCCCATGAGTGAAATTGTCCTTTTCCCTAGTAAGGTCCAAGGGGAGGGAGCGGCTTCTGAAATTGCCCAAAACATTAGAAGGGCCCAAGAGATGGAAGGGATTGACCTTCTAATTGTTGGTCGCGGAGGCGGATCGATTGAAGACCTTTGGGCCTTTAATGAAGAAGAAGTGGTTCGGGCAATTTTTGAATCAAGAATCCCTGTAATTTCAAGTGTAGGCCATGAAACGGATACAACCCTTGCAGATTACGTGGCTGATAGGAGGGCTGCAACACCTACAGCTGCAGCAGAGTTTGCAACCCCGGTTAGTCAAATGGATTTACTGGCAACCTTTTCTGATTGGGAAAAGAGGATGGCAGGGGTTTTATCTAAAAACATTAGCTATTCCCAGGAGAGAATCAATCATCTGACTAATTCAGTTGTTTTCCGCCAACCCGAGAGACTATATGATGCCTACCTCCAAAAACTTGATCATCTGACCGTTAATTTGGAGGAAGTTCTAGTAAGGAAGATCAGAGAAGAAGGCCATGCCTATAACCTTTTGGATCAAAGGTTGAAATCAATTAATTTAGAAGCTAAAATAAAAATCCATGATGAGAATTTAGTTACAAGTAGTGAACGTTTAAAAATTGCTGTTCAGAGGATCTTTGATAGTAAAAAAAATCAGGCTGAAAAATTATGGGAGGCCTTGACCCTAATTAGTCCAGAAAGAATTTTATCTAGAGGTTATGCCTTGGTTAAGGATGAGGACGGAAAATTAGTAAAATCAGTTCATGATCTCAAAGAAAATGAAAGACTTGAAATTGAACTAGCTGACGGTAAAATAGATGTTGAGGTAAGAAAATAA
- a CDS encoding bifunctional methylenetetrahydrofolate dehydrogenase/methenyltetrahydrofolate cyclohydrolase yields the protein MKIIDGKALAAKLQADLKIKTDQLIEAGITPGLVVILVGENPASQVYVRNKERQATNLGFNSVVRRLDEGISQDDLLKIINEYNLDPAVHGILVQLPLPKHINDEEILMAIDASKDVDGFHPLNMGKLWEGNPLMIPSTPAGIMEMFKDYGVELEGKNAVIVGRSNIVGKPMAALLLAENATVTITHSRTKNLKEITSQADILVVAIGVGHFITKEFVKEGAVVIDVGMNRNDQGKLIGDVKFDEVAPLASLITPVPGGVGPMTITMLMEQTYEAAWRELND from the coding sequence ATGAAAATTATTGATGGTAAGGCACTGGCGGCTAAATTGCAGGCTGACTTAAAAATTAAAACTGATCAACTGATTGAAGCAGGTATTACCCCTGGACTTGTTGTAATTTTAGTTGGTGAAAATCCAGCCAGCCAGGTCTATGTACGCAATAAGGAAAGACAGGCTACAAATCTGGGCTTCAACTCTGTAGTTAGACGTCTGGATGAGGGAATTAGTCAAGATGACTTACTAAAAATAATAAATGAATATAATCTAGATCCGGCAGTTCACGGGATTTTGGTTCAACTTCCTCTACCAAAACATATTAATGATGAGGAAATCTTAATGGCTATTGATGCCAGTAAGGATGTTGACGGTTTCCATCCATTAAATATGGGTAAACTATGGGAGGGAAATCCCCTGATGATTCCTAGTACCCCTGCTGGAATTATGGAAATGTTTAAGGACTACGGGGTTGAGCTTGAAGGTAAGAATGCTGTAATTGTAGGTCGTTCAAATATCGTTGGAAAACCAATGGCAGCCCTTCTTCTTGCTGAAAACGCCACAGTAACCATCACTCATTCAAGAACCAAGAACTTGAAAGAAATAACTAGTCAAGCTGACATCCTAGTTGTAGCAATTGGAGTAGGGCACTTCATTACCAAAGAATTTGTTAAAGAAGGAGCGGTTGTTATTGATGTTGGTATGAACCGTAATGACCAGGGGAAATTAATTGGTGACGTTAAATTTGATGAGGTGGCTCCTTTAGCTTCACTTATTACGCCAGTTCCAGGAGGAGTTGGTCCCATGACTATTACCATGCTTATGGAACAAACCTATGAGGCTGCCTGGAGGGAGCTAAATGACTGA
- the alr gene encoding alanine racemase, translating into MKTSVHRPTRIIVNLENIRENIHQIKSHLPDQTMIYAVVKANSYGHGAVQVSQAVESLVAGFAVSNLDEALELRENGILKDILVLSGINPEDINLALEHNISLTVPSLDWLHHLTDEYQAGDLSDLKVHLKVDSGMGRIGIRNIDEINEVIDLLDDHQIVFEGIFTHFATADEESHEKFNQQEDKFDEILAGLKRKPNFIHSSNSAASIWHEDTVRDIVRFGDAMYGLNPSGRALNLPFDLKPALSLESELTHVKHLPAGETVGYGATYTSDEDIFVGTLPIGYADGWTRDMQGFEVLVDGKRMPIIGRVSMDQTTIKLDQEYPLGTKVTLIGKDSGQEITVDDIADKRGTINYEVVCLLSDRIYRTYDMY; encoded by the coding sequence ATGAAAACTAGTGTGCATCGTCCGACGAGGATTATCGTTAATTTAGAAAATATTAGGGAAAATATTCATCAAATCAAGAGTCACCTACCTGACCAGACTATGATTTATGCTGTTGTTAAGGCTAATTCTTACGGTCACGGGGCTGTGCAGGTATCTCAGGCTGTAGAAAGTTTGGTTGCAGGTTTTGCTGTATCAAATTTGGATGAGGCTCTTGAATTAAGAGAAAATGGTATTTTAAAAGATATCCTAGTCCTAAGTGGGATAAATCCGGAAGATATTAACTTAGCTCTTGAACATAATATTTCCTTGACGGTACCAAGTCTTGATTGGCTCCACCATCTTACAGACGAATACCAGGCAGGAGATTTATCAGACCTTAAGGTTCATTTAAAAGTTGATAGTGGGATGGGACGAATTGGAATTAGGAATATCGATGAAATTAATGAGGTAATCGATCTTCTTGATGACCATCAAATTGTTTTCGAAGGAATTTTCACCCATTTTGCAACAGCTGATGAGGAGTCCCATGAAAAATTTAATCAGCAGGAGGATAAATTCGATGAAATTCTTGCTGGTCTTAAACGTAAGCCAAATTTCATTCACTCAAGTAACTCAGCAGCCAGTATCTGGCATGAGGATACAGTTAGAGATATTGTAAGGTTTGGTGATGCCATGTATGGTTTGAATCCATCTGGTAGGGCTCTTAACTTACCTTTTGATTTAAAACCTGCCTTAAGTCTTGAAAGTGAACTTACTCATGTTAAGCATCTACCGGCTGGTGAGACTGTAGGTTACGGGGCGACCTATACTTCTGATGAGGATATCTTTGTAGGAACCTTGCCTATTGGCTACGCAGACGGATGGACCCGTGACATGCAAGGATTTGAGGTCCTTGTTGATGGAAAAAGGATGCCAATTATTGGACGTGTTTCCATGGACCAGACCACTATTAAACTTGATCAAGAGTATCCTTTGGGAACTAAAGTGACCCTGATTGGTAAAGATTCAGGCCAAGAAATTACGGTTGATGATATTGCTGATAAAAGAGGAACCATCAATTATGAGGTGGTTTGCCTGTTAAGTGACCGAATCTATAGAACCTACGATATGTATTAA